The Saprospiraceae bacterium genome includes a window with the following:
- the scpA gene encoding methylmalonyl-CoA mutase, with translation MITREMKTKVTPENIEVKSQYQPEDIKNLQHLGYQAGIPPFLRGPYSTMYLTSPWTIRQYAGFSTAEESNAFYRRNLAAGQKGLSVAFDLATHRGYDSDHPRVPGDVGMAGVAIDTVEDMKILFDGIPLDEMSVSMTMNGAVIPILAFFIVAAEEQGVSMEKLSGTIQNDILKEFMVRNTYIYPPAPSIHIISDIFGFTAAHMPKFNSISISGYHMHEAGAPADIELAYTLCDGVEYIRAGLKAGLDIDSFASRFSFFWGIGMNMFMEIAKMRAGRLLWSELVADFGAKKSKTLALRTHCQTSGYSLTAQDPYNNISRTCIEAMAAAFGGTQSLHTNSLDEAIALPTDFSAKIARDTQKYLQSGTKITSSIDPMGGSYYVEYLTDQLVTKARKHIEEIESLGGMTSAIVAGIPKMRIEEAAAAKQARIDSGHEHVIGVNALVADHESELDILKVDNSKVRSEQIARINQVKSSREEQKTQDALLAITACAKSGQGNLLELAIEAARHRATLGEISMALEVVFGRFAATNRTITGVYAHEIKMDNKFKEALELSDKFAQLEGRRPRIMIAKLGQDGHDRGAKVIATSFADLGFDVDMGPLFQTPEEAARQAAENDVHILGISSLAAGHKTLVPETISQLKKIGREDIMVVVGGVIPPQDYQFLFDAEVAAVFGPGTIISEAASEILKLMISGLEQ, from the coding sequence ATGATCACAAGAGAAATGAAAACAAAAGTAACTCCTGAAAACATTGAAGTTAAATCACAGTATCAACCAGAAGATATCAAAAATTTACAGCATTTAGGATATCAGGCAGGCATTCCGCCATTTCTGAGAGGTCCCTACAGCACTATGTATCTTACATCTCCATGGACGATCAGACAGTATGCAGGATTTTCTACTGCTGAAGAGAGCAATGCCTTTTACAGGAGAAATCTGGCAGCCGGTCAGAAGGGATTGTCTGTAGCATTTGATCTGGCTACACATCGTGGTTACGACTCAGACCATCCGAGAGTACCTGGTGATGTGGGTATGGCGGGTGTTGCCATTGACACCGTAGAAGATATGAAAATACTGTTTGACGGTATACCTCTTGATGAGATGTCGGTGTCTATGACTATGAATGGTGCTGTCATACCGATTTTGGCATTCTTTATCGTAGCCGCTGAAGAGCAGGGTGTGTCTATGGAAAAACTGAGTGGTACCATCCAGAACGACATCCTGAAGGAGTTTATGGTAAGAAATACATATATCTATCCACCAGCTCCTTCCATACATATCATTTCTGATATATTTGGGTTTACGGCAGCGCATATGCCCAAATTCAATAGTATCTCCATAAGCGGATACCACATGCATGAAGCCGGTGCACCTGCCGATATAGAGCTGGCATACACACTGTGTGATGGTGTAGAGTATATCAGAGCCGGGCTCAAAGCAGGATTGGATATAGATAGTTTTGCATCCAGGTTTTCATTTTTTTGGGGTATAGGGATGAACATGTTTATGGAGATAGCCAAAATGCGGGCAGGTCGTCTTTTATGGTCTGAATTGGTGGCTGATTTTGGTGCTAAAAAATCCAAAACATTGGCTTTACGAACCCATTGTCAGACTTCAGGATATAGTCTTACTGCACAGGATCCTTATAACAATATATCCAGGACCTGCATCGAGGCCATGGCAGCGGCGTTCGGAGGTACACAGTCACTACATACCAACTCATTGGATGAAGCTATCGCCTTGCCTACTGACTTTTCAGCCAAAATTGCCAGGGATACACAAAAATATCTGCAAAGTGGGACTAAAATCACTTCGTCCATAGACCCCATGGGTGGTTCTTATTATGTGGAGTACCTGACCGATCAATTGGTAACTAAAGCAAGAAAACATATAGAGGAGATAGAATCACTTGGAGGGATGACATCTGCTATCGTCGCAGGTATACCAAAGATGCGTATTGAAGAAGCCGCTGCGGCCAAGCAAGCACGTATAGACAGTGGACATGAACACGTCATAGGCGTCAATGCTTTGGTAGCAGATCACGAGTCAGAACTTGATATACTTAAAGTTGACAATTCTAAAGTACGTAGTGAACAGATTGCCAGAATCAATCAGGTAAAGTCATCAAGGGAAGAGCAAAAAACACAAGATGCACTTTTGGCTATCACTGCATGCGCAAAATCAGGCCAAGGCAATCTTTTGGAACTCGCCATTGAAGCTGCTCGTCACAGAGCGACTTTGGGAGAAATATCGATGGCATTAGAGGTTGTATTTGGTCGGTTTGCCGCTACCAACAGGACTATCACAGGCGTATATGCACACGAAATAAAAATGGATAATAAATTTAAAGAGGCTCTTGAACTATCGGACAAATTTGCACAGCTCGAAGGCAGAAGACCGCGTATCATGATCGCAAAACTTGGTCAGGACGGTCATGATCGTGGAGCAAAAGTGATAGCTACAAGTTTTGCTGATTTAGGTTTTGATGTAGACATGGGACCATTGTTCCAGACTCCTGAAGAAGCGGCAAGACAAGCTGCCGAAAACGACGTACACATCCTGGGTATCTCATCATTGGCCGCGGGGCACAAGACCCTTGTACCCGAAACGATCAGTCAGTTGAAAAAGATAGGCAGGGAAGATATCATGGTCGTTGTCGGTGGCGTCATTCCACCTCAGGATTATCAGTTTTTGTTTGATGCCGAAGTTGCTGCTGTTTTTGGTCCCGGGACTATTATATCAGAGGCAGCATCAGAGATATTGAAGCTTATGATTTCAGGATTGGAACAATAG
- a CDS encoding TonB-dependent receptor, producing the protein MFGRLLFIIMILFIALNVQSQKTQNINGRVIDKSTKQALIGATVYVEGTTIASVTDESGAFLLENIPVGRINIVCNYLGYEPTIAEGIIISTGRSDFLEIQLNQNSQIIADVLITGTKNAFEAVNPLSVVSSRSFTAEETDRIPAGINDPGRVALSFPGVKQGNDENENTIIVRGNAPIGILWRLEGIDIPNPNHFPLIGSATGGITIFSAQLLAKSDFSTGGMAAEYGNALSGAFDIQFRKGNTESRNHRIKLGIIGLDISTEGPIRKGKSSYLLNYRYSTLSLLNKAGFNLVGERVVNDFQDFSFNIGFKTKNSKLSGTVFGIGGLSLEQYLPEYDLSKRNPAYFDHREFQDKPAKMGTIGTTWTYLGSDKYFIKGVVALIGSGIDRKNDTIGLDNKHFRYHTESFTDTRLSTSLTFNYIPNTQWRIKSGLIAHQIFFDFFRDRLPVGGLNDINSFEVVAKVNGSGSTQTLQQYTQASWQPSPRLSVNFGYHFLHLFANNSNAIDPRLSAQYSFSSRHKLSLAYGIHSQILPLMSYYFQDQRGQFTNKNIKLLQANHLVGA; encoded by the coding sequence ATGTTTGGCAGATTACTTTTTATTATAATGATATTATTTATTGCCCTGAATGTACAATCTCAAAAAACACAAAACATCAACGGTCGTGTCATAGATAAAAGCACAAAACAGGCATTAATTGGAGCGACAGTTTATGTGGAAGGTACTACTATCGCTTCGGTAACAGATGAATCCGGCGCATTTTTACTTGAAAATATACCTGTAGGTCGTATTAATATAGTTTGTAATTATCTTGGGTATGAACCCACAATAGCAGAAGGCATCATTATTTCTACCGGAAGATCCGATTTTTTAGAAATCCAACTCAATCAAAACTCTCAAATAATAGCAGACGTTTTGATAACAGGTACAAAAAATGCTTTTGAAGCAGTCAATCCGCTTTCTGTGGTAAGTTCAAGATCTTTTACAGCTGAAGAGACTGATCGAATTCCTGCAGGAATTAATGATCCCGGACGTGTGGCCCTTTCTTTCCCCGGCGTAAAACAAGGAAATGATGAAAACGAAAATACTATCATTGTAAGAGGTAATGCTCCGATTGGCATCCTTTGGAGGCTTGAGGGTATCGATATCCCCAATCCGAATCATTTTCCTTTGATAGGTTCGGCTACAGGTGGAATTACTATTTTTAGTGCCCAGTTATTGGCAAAATCTGATTTTTCTACCGGTGGAATGGCAGCAGAATATGGCAATGCACTTTCCGGAGCATTTGATATACAGTTTAGAAAAGGCAATACTGAATCGCGCAACCATCGGATTAAGTTAGGAATCATAGGTCTGGATATATCTACTGAAGGTCCGATCCGCAAAGGTAAATCGTCTTATCTCCTCAATTACAGATACTCTACCTTGAGTCTGCTCAATAAAGCCGGATTTAATCTAGTGGGAGAAAGAGTCGTCAATGATTTTCAGGATTTTTCTTTTAATATAGGCTTCAAAACCAAAAACTCTAAATTATCCGGAACTGTATTTGGGATCGGTGGCTTGAGTCTGGAGCAATATCTTCCTGAATATGATCTGAGCAAACGCAATCCTGCTTACTTTGATCATAGAGAATTTCAGGATAAACCCGCAAAAATGGGAACCATAGGTACTACGTGGACCTACCTGGGTAGTGATAAATATTTCATCAAAGGGGTCGTAGCTTTGATCGGTTCAGGAATAGATAGAAAAAATGATACTATTGGACTGGACAACAAACATTTCAGATATCATACAGAAAGTTTTACCGATACACGATTATCCACATCACTGACTTTCAATTACATCCCCAATACCCAGTGGAGAATAAAATCAGGTCTGATAGCTCATCAGATATTCTTTGATTTTTTCAGGGACAGATTGCCGGTTGGAGGATTGAATGATATCAATAGTTTTGAAGTGGTTGCCAAAGTTAATGGATCGGGCAGTACACAGACGCTGCAACAATATACACAGGCATCATGGCAACCATCGCCAAGATTATCTGTCAATTTTGGGTATCACTTCCTGCATCTATTTGCCAATAACAGCAATGCCATAGACCCTCGATTATCTGCCCAATATAGTTTTTCATCAAGACATAAGTTGAGTCTGGCATATGGCATCCATAGTCAAATCCTGCCATTGATGTCATATTATTTCCAGGATCAAAGAGGACAATTTACAAACAAAAACATTAAACTCCTTCAAGCCAATCATCTCGTAGGTGCTTAG
- a CDS encoding Gfo/Idh/MocA family oxidoreductase: MDLNDKNKNIERRDILKGLATLPVLGVFGASVWSKGDHINKQKSTLLNELKIEAAVASPKGSMAGDPIRLGIIGYGIRGEQLVQAAGYASKRWLKSMKEASEKNKKDTRLKDFLDQENLNVIFTGVCDVFDVKADEAIEAVAIDKNLPKRFKNYRELLQSPDIDGVIIATPDHWHAPMSIEALKAGKHVYVEKPMTHNLAETLELYNVAKSSSKTFAVGHQHRQTLSFITAQDIIRKNILGHINLVQANTNRNSDNGAWQYDIHEKANPDTIDWNQFLGSAPQIPFNKEHFFRWRKWWAYGSGLTGDLLVHDYDRINCILKMGIPKYVVASGGIYTHKDGRNVPDVIQVAMEFPEYFNGSSQPKGKEAGMSFLYSATLGNQFDRSTLLMGHDATMKLEGHTLEIYPDGNSTRYKKLLEDESIDPETPLYLYDPRRNQVDGVTSATAKYFDKKGLLYTYIDGKRVDSTHLHIKEWLSAIRNDTPISCGIQEGFEEAITALMGTLSIRSGKRVEWDQVNMQFVGITVEEADKIMLG, encoded by the coding sequence ATGGATTTGAATGATAAAAATAAAAATATTGAAAGGCGGGATATACTCAAGGGCCTTGCAACACTACCGGTTTTAGGAGTATTTGGAGCCAGCGTCTGGTCGAAAGGTGACCACATCAATAAACAAAAATCTACGCTACTCAACGAATTAAAAATTGAAGCTGCCGTAGCTTCACCTAAAGGTTCAATGGCGGGTGATCCTATAAGATTGGGTATCATCGGGTATGGAATCCGAGGAGAGCAACTGGTGCAGGCAGCGGGTTATGCTTCAAAAAGATGGCTTAAAAGTATGAAAGAAGCCAGCGAAAAAAACAAGAAGGATACCCGGTTAAAAGACTTTTTAGATCAGGAAAATCTGAACGTAATATTTACGGGAGTATGCGATGTTTTTGACGTAAAGGCCGACGAAGCAATAGAAGCTGTTGCGATTGACAAAAACCTACCAAAACGATTTAAAAATTACAGAGAGTTATTGCAAAGTCCGGATATAGACGGAGTCATCATCGCTACACCTGACCATTGGCACGCACCGATGTCTATTGAAGCTTTAAAGGCCGGCAAACATGTATATGTTGAAAAACCCATGACCCACAATCTTGCAGAAACTCTGGAATTGTACAATGTGGCCAAAAGTTCTTCAAAGACATTTGCAGTGGGTCATCAGCATCGTCAGACGTTAAGTTTTATCACCGCTCAGGACATCATCAGGAAAAACATTTTGGGTCATATCAACTTAGTTCAGGCCAATACCAACCGCAATAGTGACAATGGTGCCTGGCAATATGATATTCATGAAAAGGCAAATCCCGATACCATCGACTGGAATCAGTTTTTGGGCAGCGCACCTCAGATTCCATTCAATAAAGAACACTTTTTCAGATGGCGTAAATGGTGGGCATATGGCAGTGGCCTGACAGGAGATTTGTTGGTACACGACTATGATCGGATCAATTGTATATTAAAAATGGGTATTCCTAAATATGTCGTGGCATCGGGTGGAATATATACACACAAAGATGGCAGAAACGTACCGGATGTCATTCAGGTGGCTATGGAGTTTCCCGAATACTTCAATGGTTCTAGTCAGCCAAAAGGTAAAGAAGCAGGCATGTCCTTCTTATACAGCGCAACATTGGGTAATCAATTTGATCGGTCTACTTTATTGATGGGCCATGACGCTACCATGAAACTTGAAGGCCACACTCTTGAAATATACCCGGATGGTAATTCAACCCGTTATAAAAAACTTCTTGAAGATGAATCTATCGATCCTGAAACACCACTATACCTATACGATCCCCGACGTAATCAGGTAGATGGCGTAACTTCAGCTACGGCCAAATACTTTGATAAAAAAGGATTGTTGTACACTTATATTGATGGTAAAAGGGTTGACTCTACGCATTTGCATATCAAAGAATGGTTAAGTGCAATAAGAAATGACACCCCTATCAGTTGTGGTATTCAGGAAGGTTTTGAAGAGGCCATCACTGCACTAATGGGCACTCTTTCTATAAGGAGCGGTAAGAGAGTTGAATGGGATCAGGTAAATATGCAATTTGTAGGAATCACAGTTGAAGAAGCAGACAAAATTATGCTTGGTTAA
- a CDS encoding DUF853 family protein, translating into MSKKNKFLSEITEAYTFKGDSIILGSPKLDGEVLTNTFVKVPLKTLNRHGLIAGATGTGKTKTLQIIIEQLSAKGIPSLVMDIKGDLSGVAVPGVNNPKIEERHHNIGIPFTASGSPVEFLSLSNDAGARLRATVTEFGPVLFSKILELNETQASVISLIFKFCDDNQLPLLDLDDIKKALNFITNEGKEQIESEYGAISTASVGTILRKVIELEQQGGDVFFGEKSFDVGDLTRIDENGKGYISILRVTDIQDKPKLFSTFMLQILAEIYSTFPEEGDLEQPKLVIFIDEAHLIFNEASKALLNQIETIIKLIRSKGVGIFFVTQNPTDVPDAVLSQLGLKVQHALRAFTAKDRKAIKLTAENYPLTDYYSVDVLLTELGIGESIIAALNEKGVPTPLVHCFLRAPQSRMDVLSPSEISQIMGRSRIKYKYDEVINRESAYEILSGKIESAQSEEIQKQLREQQEKAASQAAPRGRQEKSTFEKVLDSQVTKQIGRTVAQTLTRGLLGVLGVKTTSSRSSSRKSSWW; encoded by the coding sequence ATGAGCAAAAAGAATAAATTCCTTAGTGAAATCACAGAAGCTTACACTTTTAAAGGGGACTCCATTATATTGGGTTCACCAAAATTGGATGGCGAAGTACTGACCAATACCTTTGTAAAAGTACCTCTAAAAACACTAAACAGACACGGTCTTATAGCAGGCGCTACTGGAACAGGCAAAACTAAAACTCTTCAGATCATCATTGAGCAACTGTCAGCCAAAGGTATACCGAGTCTGGTTATGGATATCAAAGGTGATCTTTCAGGCGTGGCTGTCCCCGGGGTAAATAACCCTAAAATAGAAGAAAGACATCATAACATAGGAATACCGTTTACTGCTTCAGGTAGTCCTGTAGAATTCCTCAGTTTGTCTAATGATGCAGGTGCCAGACTCAGGGCTACTGTAACAGAATTTGGTCCGGTACTGTTTTCTAAGATTCTTGAACTGAATGAAACCCAGGCCAGCGTAATATCATTGATCTTTAAGTTTTGTGATGACAATCAGTTGCCATTACTGGATTTGGATGATATCAAAAAAGCACTGAACTTTATCACCAATGAAGGCAAAGAACAAATAGAATCCGAATATGGGGCCATCTCCACAGCATCCGTGGGTACTATTTTGCGCAAAGTCATAGAACTTGAACAACAGGGTGGTGATGTATTTTTTGGCGAAAAGTCATTTGACGTAGGTGATCTTACCCGGATTGATGAAAACGGAAAAGGATATATCTCTATACTAAGAGTGACTGACATTCAGGATAAACCCAAGTTGTTTTCTACATTCATGCTCCAGATACTTGCTGAAATTTACTCTACTTTTCCGGAAGAAGGCGATCTTGAACAGCCCAAACTTGTCATCTTCATAGATGAAGCACACCTTATATTCAATGAAGCCAGCAAAGCCTTGTTAAACCAGATAGAGACCATCATCAAGCTGATAAGATCCAAAGGAGTGGGTATCTTTTTTGTTACTCAAAACCCCACTGATGTTCCTGATGCTGTATTGAGTCAATTGGGATTGAAGGTTCAGCATGCTTTACGTGCATTTACTGCAAAAGACAGAAAAGCGATCAAGCTTACCGCTGAAAATTACCCACTTACGGATTATTATTCAGTGGATGTTTTGCTCACAGAACTGGGTATCGGTGAGTCTATCATAGCGGCGCTCAATGAGAAGGGTGTTCCTACACCGTTGGTACACTGTTTCCTCAGAGCTCCTCAATCGCGTATGGATGTACTTTCTCCTTCAGAGATCAGTCAGATCATGGGCCGCAGCCGTATCAAATACAAATATGATGAAGTCATCAACAGAGAGAGCGCCTATGAAATATTATCCGGTAAAATAGAATCCGCTCAGTCTGAAGAAATTCAGAAACAACTCAGAGAACAACAAGAAAAAGCAGCATCACAAGCTGCGCCAAGAGGAAGACAGGAAAAAAGTACTTTTGAAAAAGTACTCGACAGTCAGGTCACAAAACAAATTGGACGTACAGTTGCACAAACATTGACGAGAGGATTGCTCGGTGTTTTGGGTGTCAAAACAACTTCAAGCCGTAGTAGCAGTCGAAAATCGAGTTGGTGGTGA
- a CDS encoding M1 family metallopeptidase, protein MKIKILTSILVLLSISIFAQEDHYCNKAHAARRFFMHKGERGPVAHDDFDMKYYRFEWFIDPAVNNISGTATPYFKVGNTSLKNISFDFSNQLIIDSIVWHNTKLKFTQPSTYKLEIELPVTLQAGVFDSISITYHGTPPSGGFGSFIKSTHNNTPVIWTLSEPFGAQDWWPTKNGLEDKIDSIDVIISTPPAYRAASNGMLVREIINTNGTKTYHWKHLYAITPYLVAFAVTNYQVYQDNVKLTDGTNMPMVNYVYPESLTAAQNGTKAHVKALEYFDSLFITYPFKKEKYGHAQFGWGGGMEHQTMSFVVNFDWGLLAHELAHQWFGDLVTCGSWVDIWLNEGFATYLEGLSRERFPQTVDDWQKWKSGKVNSIISSPAGSVKVDDSLSVNRIFSSRLSYNKGAYLLHMLRWKLGDQVFFQAVRDYLNGSSYNYAKTPQLKQYMETASGQNLNSFFTKWYEGQGYPTYNITWASTDDKLKIKVEQTTSHASVDFFDMPLPFVIKGGTTRKEIRLENTSKIQEFTIPTDFKVQEVQFDPALWLVSKHTILNNPNLLSDVDDIVDAWTVAPNPASSFISFTTPEINKTRYSIMASDGKIINQGTCDQEKTVLDIQYLSPGHYMLFLTTGVKVQKVSWVKL, encoded by the coding sequence ATGAAAATAAAAATTTTAACATCAATCCTGGTCTTGCTGAGTATTTCAATTTTTGCACAGGAAGATCATTACTGTAATAAAGCTCATGCTGCCCGCAGATTTTTTATGCACAAGGGAGAAAGAGGTCCTGTAGCACATGATGATTTTGATATGAAGTATTACAGGTTTGAGTGGTTTATCGACCCTGCTGTTAATAATATATCCGGTACAGCCACACCATATTTTAAAGTTGGGAACACATCTCTTAAAAATATCAGCTTTGATTTTTCTAATCAGTTGATCATAGACAGCATAGTGTGGCATAACACCAAACTGAAGTTTACACAACCTTCGACTTATAAATTGGAAATTGAACTACCTGTAACACTTCAGGCTGGAGTATTTGACAGCATTTCCATCACTTATCATGGAACACCACCTTCCGGCGGGTTTGGGTCTTTTATCAAGAGTACACATAATAATACTCCTGTGATATGGACACTTTCAGAGCCATTTGGTGCTCAGGATTGGTGGCCAACTAAAAATGGTCTCGAAGACAAGATCGACAGCATAGATGTGATCATTTCAACTCCGCCTGCTTATCGAGCAGCAAGCAATGGAATGTTGGTCAGGGAAATAATCAATACCAATGGTACAAAAACCTATCACTGGAAGCACCTGTATGCCATCACACCATACCTTGTTGCTTTTGCTGTGACCAATTATCAGGTATATCAGGACAACGTCAAGTTAACTGACGGCACCAATATGCCAATGGTCAATTACGTGTATCCCGAGAGTCTCACCGCTGCTCAAAATGGTACGAAAGCTCATGTAAAGGCATTGGAATACTTTGATTCCTTGTTTATTACATATCCATTCAAAAAAGAAAAGTACGGCCACGCCCAATTTGGTTGGGGAGGCGGAATGGAGCACCAGACTATGAGTTTTGTAGTTAATTTTGACTGGGGCCTGCTGGCGCATGAATTAGCTCACCAATGGTTTGGTGATCTGGTGACATGCGGTAGTTGGGTAGATATCTGGCTCAATGAAGGATTTGCAACTTATCTCGAGGGATTGAGCAGAGAGCGTTTTCCACAGACGGTAGATGACTGGCAAAAGTGGAAGTCCGGAAAAGTCAATTCTATCATATCCAGTCCGGCAGGCTCTGTAAAAGTGGATGACTCTCTTTCTGTCAATAGAATTTTTAGTAGTAGATTATCATACAATAAAGGAGCTTACCTGCTCCATATGTTGAGATGGAAACTCGGAGATCAGGTGTTTTTTCAGGCAGTAAGAGATTATTTAAACGGAAGTTCTTATAATTATGCTAAAACTCCTCAGTTGAAACAATATATGGAAACTGCTTCAGGCCAAAACCTGAATTCATTTTTTACAAAGTGGTATGAGGGTCAAGGTTATCCCACGTACAATATCACATGGGCTTCTACCGACGACAAACTTAAAATAAAAGTTGAGCAGACCACTTCCCATGCTTCAGTTGATTTCTTTGATATGCCATTACCATTTGTCATCAAAGGTGGTACGACTCGTAAAGAAATCAGATTGGAAAATACGAGTAAAATACAGGAATTTACTATACCTACAGACTTTAAGGTACAGGAAGTGCAATTTGACCCTGCTTTATGGTTGGTTTCAAAACATACCATCCTAAACAATCCTAATCTGCTTAGTGATGTGGACGACATTGTAGATGCGTGGACGGTTGCACCCAATCCGGCATCATCTTTCATTTCTTTTACAACTCCTGAAATAAACAAAACCAGATACTCCATAATGGCTTCAGACGGCAAAATCATCAACCAAGGTACCTGTGATCAGGAAAAAACGGTTTTGGATATTCAATATTTATCACCCGGTCATTACATGCTCTTTCTCACAACCGGCGTTAAAGTTCAAAAAGTATCTTGGGTTAAGTTGTGA
- a CDS encoding right-handed parallel beta-helix repeat-containing protein — protein sequence MKHIFCFLFIISIIACKEKPTSSPTTELNIAADNFEKDLQSKLIDAVEGSVFILPEGKFDLKGGISLQDIPAITIKGSGKGKTILSFKGQISGAEGMLIKNVKNLTLEGFTVADSKGDAIKVQACTNVIMRDLETTWTGGKRPTNGAYGLYPVSCTGVLMEKCEASYAMDAGIYVGQSTNVIVRENYAHNNVAGIEIENTICGEVYNNIAKQNAGGMLIFDMPDLPQAKGDKIKFYNNLMEDNNGENFAPKGMVVSTIPSGSGMIIMAHRNIEMYKNTIKNNKSVGIAINSWLLTGVPFKSKDYDPYYRNINIHDNEITGTTGPIDQQSDFGKLIHGVLQGKPSDIIMDGLFSPELIDAQGKVQGICISKNGNATFLCFNMYKGQKPEEILKNMSKDISQFDCTLEAFDTSCHSAWLSGDVTKK from the coding sequence ATGAAACACATCTTTTGCTTTTTATTCATCATAAGCATCATAGCATGCAAAGAAAAACCGACTTCCTCACCCACAACTGAATTAAACATAGCAGCGGACAATTTTGAAAAGGACTTACAGTCGAAGCTCATAGATGCTGTTGAAGGATCAGTATTTATATTGCCCGAAGGAAAATTTGACCTGAAAGGGGGTATCTCTCTACAAGATATCCCGGCCATCACCATCAAGGGAAGTGGAAAAGGAAAGACCATCCTTTCGTTCAAAGGACAGATTTCAGGAGCTGAAGGTATGCTTATCAAAAATGTCAAAAACCTGACACTGGAAGGATTTACAGTGGCTGACTCAAAGGGTGATGCCATCAAAGTGCAGGCTTGTACCAATGTGATCATGAGAGATCTGGAAACTACATGGACTGGTGGCAAGCGTCCGACTAATGGAGCATATGGTTTATATCCGGTCAGCTGTACCGGTGTACTGATGGAAAAGTGTGAAGCATCATACGCCATGGATGCCGGCATATATGTAGGACAAAGTACCAATGTCATCGTCAGGGAAAATTATGCGCACAACAATGTTGCAGGTATCGAAATTGAAAATACTATCTGTGGTGAAGTCTATAATAATATTGCTAAACAAAATGCCGGAGGTATGCTGATTTTTGATATGCCTGATTTGCCACAAGCTAAAGGCGATAAAATCAAATTCTACAACAATCTAATGGAAGATAATAATGGAGAAAACTTCGCTCCAAAAGGCATGGTGGTTTCTACAATTCCGTCTGGCTCCGGGATGATAATCATGGCTCACCGCAATATCGAAATGTATAAAAATACCATCAAAAACAATAAATCTGTGGGTATAGCCATCAACTCATGGTTGCTGACTGGTGTTCCTTTCAAATCAAAAGATTATGACCCATATTACAGAAATATAAACATACATGACAACGAAATCACCGGCACAACAGGACCAATAGACCAGCAATCTGATTTCGGAAAACTAATCCATGGCGTATTACAAGGAAAGCCATCTGATATCATCATGGATGGTTTGTTTTCTCCAGAACTCATTGATGCACAAGGCAAAGTGCAAGGTATATGCATCTCAAAAAACGGAAATGCCACTTTTTTGTGTTTCAATATGTATAAAGGACAAAAACCCGAAGAGATATTAAAAAACATGTCAAAAGATATCAGTCAATTCGACTGCACATTGGAGGCTTTTGATACTTCCTGTCATAGTGCATGGCTTTCAGGGGATGTTACCAAAAAATGA
- a CDS encoding DoxX family protein, which translates to MIIKMKQYTSVQLNLLVIVRVLIGWHFLYEGVVKYINKSWTAAGFLNNAEGWFAPLFKTMGENTSLLGLIDHLNVAFQIIVGLCLILGLFTKINAWIGILLLSMYYLALPPFPGLSTPPGTGSYLIVDRNLIEIFTLALMIVFPTSHIIGLDRFVSKLKRQKERVS; encoded by the coding sequence ATGATTATAAAAATGAAACAATATACTTCAGTCCAACTAAACTTATTGGTGATAGTCAGAGTACTGATTGGTTGGCATTTTTTGTACGAAGGTGTGGTCAAGTATATCAACAAAAGCTGGACTGCAGCGGGATTTCTTAATAATGCTGAAGGGTGGTTTGCACCATTGTTTAAGACTATGGGAGAAAACACATCTCTTTTGGGTCTGATCGATCATTTAAATGTTGCTTTTCAGATCATCGTAGGATTGTGTCTTATCTTAGGCCTTTTTACAAAAATAAATGCCTGGATCGGAATTCTTTTGTTAAGTATGTACTATCTGGCATTGCCACCTTTTCCTGGGTTGAGCACACCACCTGGTACTGGCAGTTACCTGATAGTGGACCGAAACTTAATTGAAATTTTTACTCTGGCTTTGATGATTGTCTTTCCAACGAGCCATATTATTGGGTTGGACAGGTTTGTATCAAAATTAAAAAGGCAAAAAGAAAGAGTCAGTTGA